The following are from one region of the Alkalimarinus sediminis genome:
- a CDS encoding helix-turn-helix domain-containing protein yields the protein MQKAITSQNYINLTSYLKKRRLELGLSMRDLGERIDQPHSFVQKLEDGQKKLDIYQYVQYCEALELDAPETLRILVVQPMPF from the coding sequence ATGCAAAAGGCAATCACATCCCAAAACTACATAAATTTAACTTCATACCTCAAAAAGCGCAGGCTTGAACTGGGTTTGAGTATGCGTGATTTAGGCGAGCGTATTGATCAACCCCACAGTTTTGTTCAAAAACTTGAGGATGGCCAGAAAAAGCTTGATATATACCAGTATGTGCAATACTGCGAGGCTTTGGAGTTGGACGCGCCAGAGACTCTAAGGATATTGGTTGTTCAGCCAATGCCCTTCTGA